One window of the Podospora pseudocomata strain CBS 415.72m chromosome 7, whole genome shotgun sequence genome contains the following:
- a CDS encoding hypothetical protein (EggNog:ENOG503Q4W2; COG:I), producing the protein MATAITTTETRSRKANGGANGVLKTKVVEYPDIQTIRDAIPAHCFEPTILHSMAYVFRDLIMAGALGWAAFTYIPQINDSIVRGLAWALYGYLQGLVLTGVWILAHEAGHGAFSKHQNFNDVVGWVLHSALMVPYFSWKFSHHRHHRFTGHMEKDMAFVPATKEDRQKRRLADLYLDRELFEDVPLVQLVKLIFHQLAGWQMYLLFNATAGPASKQREGGWLRVSHFEPTSAVFRPSEAVYIFITDVGLAIVGYCLYLASTMVGWKMVFLMYGQAYFWVHHWLVAITYLHHTHPDVPHFDAENWTFVKGALATVDRDFGFVGRHLFHGIIDTHVVHHLFPRIPFYKAEEATEAIKPVVGDLYHQEKGSFLGSLWKTFTTCKYVEADPTVPGTLKWAESK; encoded by the exons ATGGCGACCgctatcaccaccaccgagaccagGAGTCGCAAGGCCAACGGCGGTGCCAATGGCGTGCTCAAGACCAAGGTGGTCGAGTATCCCGACATTCAGACCATCCGCGATGCCATCCCCGCCCACTGCTTCGAGCCAACCATCCTCCACTCGATGGCTTATGTCTTCCGCGACCTCATCATGGCCGGCGCCCTTGGCTGGGCTGCCTTCACCTACATCCCCCAGATCAACGACAGCATCGTCCGCGGTCTTGCCTGGGCCCTCTATGGCTACCTCCAGGGCCTCGTGCTGACGGGCGTCTGGATCTTGGCTCACGAGGCCGGCCACGGCGCCTTCTCCAAGCACCAAAACTTCAACGACGTCGTTGGCTGGGTCCTCCACTCAGCTCTCATGGTGCCCTACTTCTCCTGGAAGTtctctcaccaccgccatcaccgtTTCACCGGCCACATGGAGAAGGACATGGCCTTCGTCCCCGCTACCAAGGAGGACCGCCAGAAGCGCCGCCTTGCCGACCTCTACCTCGACCGCGAGCTCTTCGAGGACGTCCCCCTTGTCCAGCTCGTCAAGCTCATTTTCCACCAGCTCGCCGGCTGGCAGATGTACCTCTTGTTCAACGCCACCGCCGGTCCCGCCAGCAAGCAGCGCGAGGGCGGCTGGCTCCGCGTCAGCCACTTTGAGCCCACCAGCGCCGTCTTCCGCCCCAGCGAGGCCGTCtacatcttcatcaccgaCGTCGGTCTCGCCATTGTCGGCTACTGCCTCTACCTCGCCTCGACCATGGTCGGCTGGAAGATGGTGTTCCTGATGTACGGCCAGGCCTACTTCTGGGTCCACCACTGGTTGGTCGCCATCACCTAcctccaccacacccaccccgACGTTCCCCACTTCGACGCCGAAAACTGGACCTTCGTCAAGGGCGCCCTCGCCACCGTCGACCGCGACTTTGGCTTCGTCGGCCGTCACCTCTTCCACGGCATCATCGACACCCACGTCGTTCACCATCTATTCCC CCGCATCCCCTTCtacaaggccgaggaggccacCGAGGCCATCAAGCCCGTGGTCGGCGACCTTTACCACCAGGAGAAGGGCTCGTTCCTCGGCTCGCTCTGGAAGACCTTCACCACCTGCAAGTACGTCGAGGCCGACCCCACCGTGCCGGGCACTCTCAAGTGGGCCGAGAGCAAGTAA
- a CDS encoding hypothetical protein (COG:S; EggNog:ENOG503NZGP), translated as MDSNEAQRQTCEEEGGKIIDAESPFDGPTHTYPKATSYTPPVPKSRNENAPGANVDHNTAAVPDDHGPRDKKPSLVGRLANRLGLDAGTLIIMFKGSLPPTIAIAMYQAAPITAYFTTLGYLVPIVSVLALAILPRGKFLMNMILNLFSVCLGAAISMLALWSAVKARENTRSSAPRPASGTGGGQALTMVPYNSSQSAVCAVWLFFGIWLGNVVRAKLPAFNLPVIIFSIFVNVAATYGPFMTTTTGAQKFVRELLTAMLVALALAFAVNLFVFPMSSRLVVFKEFEGAIGLLRRTVKLQREYLVSLEKEDMFAVASHATGSREENGRRLTKEERAAKQLKETGDKMRQLAGKLHADIPFAKRDFAWGKLNGDDIGQLFSLFRNVYIPVLGMMTIIDIFKRVSEHRGWNRLRNEDELSEDEIAAKEKEKRVWNEVMKQMHEPFEILSGAIDQGLEHAGLCLGLLPRPKRTRDVEAQGEQVRPGDPRLAKVMDEKVAAFYSKKGELLRTWVRERGFRLEDNEDGYGEEHLTEQRERDQSQLYIVLYMENLMHASGEAVQALVAFADKKVADGTMSRNRVIIPSNKRLKKLFLSVFNNEDSSGEESPDLTETRNTIVYFGDGYNRKKDPEHLPPETAWQHFGNGLRKISAFLGSEESMFGFRVACATMTVGIVAFLEETQRFFMEQRLVWAMIIIALGMTMTSGQSFFGFLCRVGGTVIAMVLSLIIWYIVDERPAGAIVIMWFFVFISYYFFLKYPRFIPAIMITIVTQVLIIGYELQTIRLGKEIAERTGQPWYPTYLLAPYRLACVAGGSLVAFFWTIFPSPLTDRTWLRRDLSATLYLVANYFGVISSTLRSNLDDTAGDVDIPGTPAHQLHKISRKIFGKVMMLVPSMMQHSEWQRWEPTIGGKFPREAYDDIIAGSTRIMAYLTLISYTLMHPTRVYHATSKEHNGEDGDETHIRSREWLNALAKVLRTLRPTHHSILSTLTLLSNSLLSGQRLPPFLPLPRPYEMTRRLMTLSSSKSYPKHANDDEDNGSEEGPGEEDDEDNESDGAPVRLVDSRTGRDDRDEDRLLRKRTTRSSHKLDHIPEHHDGGRPRKRRPVEVNLLDPRNMEQPGYAEFAVLQVCTTLVCDDLEGLVKAVSGLVGVVDFSFRYEGSESTLGANSGNETASEGLRRRKG; from the exons ATGGACAGTAATGAAGCACAACGACAAACctgcgaggaggagggggggaagataATCGACGCAGAAAGCCCTTTCGACGGtccaacacacacatatCCAAAAGCGACTTCATATACACCACCGGTACCGAAATCGAGAAACGAAAATGCACCCGGTGCCAATGTCGACCACAACACTGCTGCTGTGCCAGACGACCATGGGCCACGAGACAAAAAGCCAAGCTTGGTGGGCAGGCTGGCGAACAGGTTAGGACTCGATGCCGGTACCTTGATCATCATGTTCAAGGGGTCACTACCTCCAACAATCGCCATTGCCATGTACCAAGCCGCCCCCATAACCGCCTATTTCACCACTCTCGGCTACCTCGTCCCCATCGTCAGCGTTCTCGCCCTGGCCATTCTCCCGAGGGGAAAGTTTCTCATGAACATGATCCTGAACCTCTTTTCCGTCTGCCTCGGGGCCGCCATCTCCATGCTGGCACTCTGGTCGGCCGTCAAGGCCCGAGAAAACACCAGGTCTTCTGCTCCGCGTCCAGCGTCAGGAACAGGGGGTGGGCAGGCTTTGACCATGGTACCATATAACTCTAGCCAGTCGGCTGTCTGCGCCGTCTGGCTGTTCTTTGGCATTTGGCTGGGGAATGTAGTAAGGGCCAAGCTGCCGGCCTTCAACTTGcccgtcatcatcttcagcaTCTTTGTCAATGTCGCGGCCACCTACGGACCTTTCATGACAACAACTACCGGGGCACAGAAGTTTGTCAGGGAGTTGTTGACGGCCATGCTCGTGGCACTAGcattggcttttgccgtcaATCTCTTTGTTTTTCCCATGAGTAGTCggttggtggtgttcaaAGAGTTTGAGGGCGCgattgggttgttgaggaggacagTAAAATTACAGAGGGAGTATCTGGTGTCACTGGAGAAAGAGGACATGTTTGCTGTCGCAAGCCATGCAACGGGTTCAAGAGAAGAGAatgggaggagattgaccAAGGAAGAGAGGGCTGCAAAACAGCTGAAAGAGACTGGTGATAAGATGAGGCAGCTGGCGGGGAAGCTGCATGCTGATATACCGTTTGCCAAGAGAGATTTTGCCTGGGGAAAACTGAACGGGGATGATATTGGGCAGTTGTTTTCGTTGTTTCGGAATGTGTACATTCCGGT GCTTGGGATGATGACCATCATCGACATCTTTAAGAGAGTGTCGGAACACCGTGGGTGGAACCGTCTTCGCAATGAAGACGAGCTGTCTGAAGACGAGATTGCtgccaaagaaaaagaaaagagggtTTGGAACGAGGTCATGAAACAAATGCATGAGCCGTTCGAGATTTTGTCTGGAGCTATCGATCAAGGTCTGGAACATGCTGGGCTCTGCTTAGGATTGTTACCACGGCCAAAACGGACACGAGATGTTGAGGCCCAAGGCGAACAGGTTCGACCCGGCGATCCCAGACTTGCCAAAGTCATGGATGAAAAGGTTGCCGCTTTCTACTCCAAAAAAGGAGAACTGCTAAGAACTTGGGTCAGAGAACGCGGCTTTCGCCTCGAGGACAATGAAGACGGGTATGGAGAAGAACACTTGACGGAGCAGCGAGAGCGAGATCAGTCCCAGCTCTACATTGTTCTTTATATGGAGAATTTGATGCACGCTTCAGGCGAGGCCGTTCAAGCACTTGTCGCGTTTGCTGACAAGAAGGTGGCCGATGGGACTATGTCTAGAAATAGGGTCATCATACCCTCGAATAAACGGCTAAAGAAATTATTCCTCTCGGTATTCAACAACGAAGACTCGTCAGGGGAAGAGTCGCCAGATCTCACAGAGACCAGAAACACCATCGTATACTTTGGAGATGGCTACAACCGAAAGAAGGATCCGGAGCACCTGCCACCAGAAACAGCTTGGCAGCACTTTGGCAATGGGCTACGCAAGATTTCTGCTTTTTTGGGATCCGAAGAGTCCATGTTTGGGTTTCGAGTAGCTTGTGCTACCATGACGGTTGGGATTGTGGCTTTTCTCGAAGAAACCCAGCGCTTTTTTATGGAACAAAGACTGGTTTGGGCCATGATCATAATCGCCCTTGGCATGACAATGA CATCGGGCCAGTCCTTTTTTGGCTTCCTTTGCCGAGTTGGAGGCACAGTCATAGCTATGGTGTTGTCCCTGATCATATGGTATATCGTCGATGAACGGCCCGCCGGCGCCATTGTGATCATGTGgttcttcgtcttcatcagCTACTACTTCTTCCTCAAATACCCTCGTTTCATTCCGGCCATTATGATCACCATCGTCACCCAAGTACTCATTATCGGGTATGAGCTTCAGACTATCCGACTTGGAAAGGAGATTGCCGAACGAACAGGGCAGCCCTGGTATCCAACATACTTGCTCGCTCCGTATCGTCTAGCTTGCGTGGCAGGTGGCAGTCTCGTTGCCTTTTTCTGGACGATATTTCCATCCCCATTGACAGATCGCACCTGGCTCCGAAGAGATCTGTCAGCAACTCTCTACCTGGTAGCCAACTACTTCGGTGTTATCAGCAGCACGCTTCGGTCCAATCTGGACGACACGGCTGGAGATGTTGATATTCCCGGGACGCCAGCACATCAGCTTCACAAGATTAGCCGTAAAATCTTTGGCAAGGTCATGATGCTGGTCCCCTCCATGATGCAGCATTCCGAGTGGCAGCGATGGGAGCCTACGATAGGGGGGAAGTTTCCCCGCGAAGCCTACGACGACATCATTGCGGGAAGCACAAGAATTATGGCTTACCTCACCCTTATAAGCTACACGCTCATGCACCCTACGCGTGTTTATCACGCCACATCGAAAGAACACAacggggaggatggcgatgaaACCCATATCCGCAGCCGCGAATGGCTCAACGCTCTCGCCAAGGTTCTGCGCACTCTGAGACCAACACATCACTCAATTCTGTCCACATTGACGCTACTGTCGAACTCTCTATTGTCAGGCCAGAGGCTACCCCctttcttgcccttgccaaGGCCGTACGAGATGACGAGACGGCTGATGACGCTGTCGTCATCCAAGTCTTACCCCAAACAtgccaacgacgacgaggacaatGGCTCCGAGGAAGGACCgggcgaagaagatgatgaagacaaTGAGTCGGACGGCGCCCCCGTCAGACTAGTCGACTCCCGAACAGGAAGAGATGACCGCGACGAGGACAGGTTGCTGCGGAAGCGCACCACTCGTTCGAGCCACAAACTTGATCACATCCCTGAGCACCACGATGGCGGCCGTCCAAGGAAGAGAAGGCCGGTTGAGGTGAATCTACTGGATCCGAGAAATATGGAACAGCCGGGATACGCAGAGTTTGCCGTGCTGCAGGTATGCACCACACTGGTATGTGACGACCTGGAGGGGCTGGTCAAGGCGGTgagtgggttggttggtgtggTCGACTTCAGTTTTCGGTACGAGGGGAGCGAGTCAACCTTGGGTGCCAACTCGGGGAATGAGACTGCAAGTGAAGGGTTGAGACGAAGAAAAGGATAG
- a CDS encoding hypothetical protein (EggNog:ENOG503PGKV) — protein sequence MPVYYTPPPTPPPAIPSPSPPPSPPLALPDPDSYPPYPSSHSSRSRSKSTKSSLSSSSSSKPKHSHSSDNHEEGGHKIPYVFLGSIAAASFLAHKYWPKGYVYGDKEDWELSKYERRAREKLQAAKAAKRGKVNEREVKSYSPPPPAQDGREARRGGYAYKGPPPVSHRREVYEEQEEGGVYSNPGSRRGSLKGAAPRGRIDPRGYYNDDDREYTRGLTKYTTTPSILRSKSQSGRDQFYSDVVPSRDRSLPPRRASSVANEEYYMTPAIGPAASRNRDSHYPPPPPRSYVSGRELSRPRYLIEEPRDGPPLLARPESMRGRELQRRPYYDEEVVAPRVPREEVVYVYRDAPSARSRRASVDLGAGRNRAFDWDYR from the coding sequence ATGCCAGTCTATTACACACCTCCCCCGACCCCCCCACCTGCCATcccttctccatcacctccgccatcaccgcccctAGCCCTCCCGGACCCAGATTCCTACCCACCCTACCCCTCCTCACACTCCTCGCGTTCCCGTTCCAAGTCAACCAAatcctcactctcctcctcttcttcttccaagcCCAAACACAGCCACTCCTCCGACAACcacgaagaaggaggccaCAAGATCCCCTACGTCTTCCTAGGCTCCATagccgccgcctccttcctcgcaCACAAATACTGGCCTAAAGGTTACGTCTACGGCGACAAGGAAGACTGGGAGCTGTCCAAATACGAGAGAAGGGCCAGGGAGAAATTGCAGGCCGCAAAGGCCGCCAAGAGGGGCAAGGTAAACGAGAGGGAAGTTAAGAGTTACAgtcccccaccaccggcgcAGGACGGCAGGGAGGCGAGAAGGGGTGGGTATGCCTATAAAGGGCCACCTCCGGTATCCCACAGGAGGGAAGTGTATGAAgaacaggaggaggggggggtgtaCAGCAACCCCGGAAGTAGAAGAGGAAGCCTGAAAGGTGCCGCCCCCCGGGGAAGAATCGATCCGAGGGGTTActacaacgacgacgacagagAGTATACCAGAGGTCTCACCAAatacaccaccactccctcaaTCCTACGGAGTAAGAGCCAAAGCGGGAGAGACCAATTCTATTCTGACGTTGTGCCCTCTCGGGACCgatcccttcctccccgtcgCGCCTCCTCTGTTGCGAACGAAGAATATTACATGACACCGGCCATCGGTCCAGCGGCCAGCCGGAATAGAGATAGTCACTACCCCCCGCCACCTCCGCGAAGTTATGTTTctgggagggagttgagcAGACCGAGATACCTGATTGAAGAGCCCCGAGATGGACCGCCCCTGCTTGCCAGGCCAGAAAGCATGAGGGGTAGAGAGTTGCAGAGGAGGCCATACTatgatgaagaggttgtAGCCCCGAGGGTTCCGAGAGAAGAGGTTGTGTATGTGTACCGGGATGCGCCATCAGCAAGAAGCAGAAGGGCGTCTGTTGACCTGGGGGCTGGGAGGAACAGGGCATTTGACTGGGATTATCGGTGA